In Leptodesmis sichuanensis A121, the following are encoded in one genomic region:
- the gloA2 gene encoding SMU1112c/YaeR family gloxylase I-like metalloprotein: MQGIHHIAIICSDYDRSKHFYVELLGFPILRETYREARDSYKLDLQVGEQAQIELFSFPHPPDRPNNPEACGLRHLAFKVADLDVTVADLSAKGIAIEAIRLDELTGKRFTFFKDPDGLPLELYEV, translated from the coding sequence ATGCAAGGCATTCACCACATTGCCATCATCTGCTCTGACTACGATCGCTCAAAGCACTTCTACGTCGAGCTATTAGGGTTTCCCATCCTGCGAGAAACCTATCGAGAAGCACGAGATTCTTACAAACTGGATTTGCAAGTGGGAGAGCAGGCCCAGATCGAGCTTTTCTCCTTCCCGCACCCACCCGATCGCCCCAACAATCCCGAAGCTTGCGGCCTCCGCCATCTTGCCTTTAAGGTTGCGGATCTGGATGTAACCGTTGCTGACCTGAGTGCAAAAGGGATTGCGATCGAAGCAATTCGACTGGATGAATTGACTGGCAAACGCTTCACCTTCTTCAAAGATCCAGATGGTTTACCCCTAGAGCTTTACGAAGTTTAG
- a CDS encoding DUF6816 family protein: MTFLPDWILSSSFNSFLKRHCFFWKPLLAIVLLWVLGTSPAQAGMLTERIAAFPDWENKPMVPAVQGDLVYPNWLAGSWSMNSTLVDMVAPLAPEVTTPGFEGNRQFLNKPVVCQVRFLPTNVIERNKSLLPLLSLPTQSLVNAQIVSDRAFNGLNLAKAYLGDRVFRVWVDPRQSNRLITKFRDNRKLFSTAIGRAVEQPDADHFITTELFQQFFQSPEKPYKNQVETTTAYTHQPDNTVTADQFTAVYLQPPHPKAFLAGDRPVALYHYQLKFVQQGVR, encoded by the coding sequence ATGACTTTTTTGCCTGATTGGATTCTATCTAGCTCTTTTAACTCCTTTCTCAAGCGCCATTGTTTCTTCTGGAAGCCGCTGCTGGCGATCGTGCTCCTCTGGGTTTTAGGTACTTCACCCGCTCAAGCCGGGATGTTAACCGAGCGAATTGCTGCCTTTCCTGACTGGGAGAACAAACCCATGGTTCCAGCCGTGCAGGGAGATTTAGTCTACCCCAATTGGTTGGCTGGTTCCTGGTCCATGAACAGCACGTTGGTAGACATGGTGGCTCCCCTGGCTCCAGAAGTGACAACCCCAGGCTTTGAAGGCAATCGGCAGTTTTTGAACAAACCCGTGGTCTGTCAGGTCAGGTTCTTACCCACCAATGTGATTGAACGCAACAAATCCCTTCTACCCCTGCTCTCGTTGCCCACCCAATCTCTGGTGAACGCCCAAATTGTTTCCGATCGGGCCTTTAATGGATTGAATCTGGCGAAAGCGTATCTGGGCGATCGCGTGTTTCGCGTCTGGGTCGATCCACGGCAGTCGAATCGCCTGATTACCAAATTTCGGGATAATCGCAAGCTATTTTCCACCGCAATCGGGCGAGCTGTGGAACAACCGGATGCGGATCATTTCATCACCACTGAATTGTTTCAACAGTTCTTTCAATCCCCAGAAAAGCCGTACAAGAATCAAGTGGAAACAACCACGGCCTACACTCACCAGCCCGATAACACCGTTACTGCAGATCAATTTACTGCCGTGTACTTACAGCCTCCCCACCCAAAAGCATTTCTGGCGGGCGATCGCCCGGTTGCCCTCTATCACTATCAACTGAAGTTTGTGCAGCAGGGTGTTAGGTAG
- a CDS encoding DUF2811 domain-containing protein produces the protein MTMTVSILAEIPEELHESVTRYLESHADWDQDRLFAAALSLFLLQNGECDRQAAQVYLDSLFKQAA, from the coding sequence ATGACTATGACTGTGAGCATCCTGGCAGAAATCCCCGAAGAACTTCATGAATCCGTAACCCGCTACTTAGAGTCCCATGCCGATTGGGATCAGGATCGATTGTTTGCTGCTGCTCTGTCCCTCTTTTTGTTGCAGAATGGAGAATGCGATCGCCAGGCGGCTCAGGTCTATCTCGATAGCCTGTTCAAGCAAGCGGCCTAG
- the hemJ gene encoding protoporphyrinogen oxidase HemJ: MAYYWFKAFHIVGIVCWFAGMFYLPRLFVYHAEAYEQPEPARTILKNQYQVMEKRLYSIIMTPAMLLTVAMAIGLITIEPDVLKQPWMHVKLACVALLLGYHYFCKRIMKKLAADECQMTGQQFRWFNEFPTVFFVIVVMLAVFKNNFPTNASTWLIAAMVVGMAAAIQLYARKRRLDKERLAAEATPSVSVSPEGSI, from the coding sequence ATGGCGTATTACTGGTTTAAGGCGTTTCATATCGTGGGGATTGTCTGCTGGTTTGCCGGGATGTTTTATTTACCCCGACTGTTTGTGTACCACGCGGAAGCTTATGAGCAACCCGAACCCGCCCGCACCATTCTCAAAAATCAATATCAGGTGATGGAGAAACGCCTGTACAGCATCATCATGACTCCGGCCATGCTGCTGACCGTGGCGATGGCGATCGGGCTGATCACGATCGAACCAGACGTTCTCAAGCAGCCCTGGATGCACGTCAAATTGGCCTGCGTCGCGTTACTGCTGGGCTATCACTACTTCTGCAAGCGGATCATGAAAAAGCTGGCTGCTGATGAATGTCAGATGACCGGACAGCAGTTCCGCTGGTTTAACGAATTTCCCACCGTTTTCTTCGTCATCGTGGTGATGCTGGCCGTCTTTAAGAACAACTTCCCCACCAATGCATCCACCTGGCTAATTGCGGCAATGGTCGTTGGGATGGCCGCTGCCATTCAGCTTTATGCCCGCAAACGTCGCTTAGATAAAGAGCGGCTGGCGGCAGAAGCAACTCCGTCTGTGAGTGTCAGCCCAGAAGGATCGATTTAA
- a CDS encoding Uma2 family endonuclease has product MTAFTIDFTPVIRLTDDQFYQLCQANPEIKFERSAQGELTIMAPTGGETGNCNIEIAADFVIWNRQTQPGKLFDSSTGFRLPNGADRSPDVAWIR; this is encoded by the coding sequence ATGACGGCCTTTACTATTGATTTCACTCCCGTAATTCGGCTGACCGACGACCAGTTCTACCAACTCTGTCAGGCTAATCCAGAAATTAAGTTTGAGCGATCGGCCCAGGGAGAACTGACCATCATGGCCCCAACGGGAGGAGAAACAGGGAATTGCAATATTGAAATTGCTGCCGATTTTGTCATCTGGAATCGCCAGACCCAACCAGGCAAGTTATTTGATTCATCAACGGGCTTTAGACTTCCCAACGGGGCCGATCGCTCTCCCGATGTTGCCTGGATACGTTAG
- the tatC gene encoding twin-arginine translocase subunit TatC: MTVPTDLESASQENLATDSGPATVATPAIAENAPSDDDLIDDVEMSLFDHLEELRLRIFYSLIAVVVGAIGCFTVVKQIVRLLELPAQGVKFLQLAPGEFFFVSIKVAGYSGILVASPVILYQIIAFVLPGLTRKERRLLGPIVFGSSILFVAGLVFAYIALIPAALNFFITYGADVVEQSWSIEKYFDFVLLLMFSTGLAFQVPIIQALLGLLNIVSSQQMLAGWRLVLIGAAVVGAVLTPSTDPLTQSLLGGAIVSLYFGGIGFVKLLGK, translated from the coding sequence ATGACTGTTCCTACTGACCTGGAATCAGCTTCTCAAGAGAATTTAGCGACTGACTCTGGCCCTGCCACTGTGGCCACTCCGGCGATCGCAGAGAATGCGCCGTCCGATGATGACCTGATCGATGATGTGGAGATGTCTCTGTTTGATCACCTGGAAGAACTGCGCCTGCGGATTTTCTATTCCCTGATTGCCGTAGTGGTGGGTGCGATCGGTTGCTTTACCGTGGTCAAGCAAATTGTGCGGCTGCTGGAACTGCCTGCCCAGGGAGTCAAATTTCTCCAACTGGCTCCAGGCGAATTTTTCTTTGTTTCAATTAAAGTCGCCGGATACAGTGGCATTTTGGTGGCCAGTCCCGTCATTCTGTATCAGATTATTGCCTTCGTGCTGCCCGGTCTGACGCGGAAAGAACGCCGCTTACTGGGGCCGATCGTGTTTGGTTCCAGTATTTTGTTTGTCGCTGGACTGGTCTTTGCCTACATTGCCCTGATTCCCGCTGCACTCAACTTCTTCATTACCTACGGGGCGGATGTGGTTGAGCAAAGCTGGTCGATCGAAAAGTATTTTGATTTTGTGCTGTTGCTGATGTTCAGTACCGGCCTGGCCTTCCAGGTGCCGATTATTCAAGCCCTGTTAGGACTGCTGAATATTGTTTCTTCCCAACAGATGCTGGCAGGCTGGCGACTGGTACTAATTGGAGCCGCTGTCGTTGGTGCTGTACTGACTCCCTCCACTGACCCATTAACGCAAAGCTTGTTGGGAGGGGCGATCGTCTCGCTTTACTTTGGCGGCATCGGGTTTGTCAAATTACTTGGTAAATAA
- the speA gene encoding biosynthetic arginine decarboxylase — MGKHSMDVKTGSQESLKHETATPIKSQSQAVEESSRTLSPSSSARTTDKGIDGNGGTPAIAPTTRSSWSIEDSEELYRINGWGEPYFSINAAGHVTVSPQGDRGGSLDLFELVNALKSRNLNLPLLIRFSDILEDRIERLNAAFAKAIARYNYEGVYRGVFPVKCNQQRHLVEALVKFGKPYQFGLEAGSKPELMIALATLQTPGALLICNGYKDREYIEMAILAQQLGKIAIIVLEQIEEVPLVIEAGQRLGIRPIVGVRAKLSSKGIGRWGTSAGDRAKFGLTIPEILQTVDLLREAGMLDCLQLLHYHIGSQISAISVVKDAIREASQIYVDLAELGAGMRYLDVGGGLGVDYDGSRTNFYASKNYNIQNYANDIVAEVKEACAERKLPVPTLISESGRAIASHQSVLVFNVLGTSDVPTGTPEPVKDDEHLIIRNLWETYASITEDNYQEAYHDATQFKEEAVSLFNFGYVSLPERARAERLYWACCEKILTIVRQQEYVPDDLEDLEKIMASIYYINLSVFQSAPDSWAIDQLFPIMPIHRLDEEPTKRGTLADLTCDSDGKIDQFIDLRDVKSVLELHPLKPDEPYYLGMFLSGAYQEIMGNLHNLFGDTNAVHITLTPKGYQIDHVVKGDTMTEVLGYVQYDSEDLVESIRQQTEAALQDKRISLQDSQLLLQNYERSLSRYTYLSS, encoded by the coding sequence ATGGGAAAACACTCAATGGATGTCAAGACTGGTTCTCAGGAGTCTTTGAAGCATGAGACTGCTACTCCGATCAAGAGTCAGTCACAGGCCGTTGAGGAGAGTTCCAGGACGTTATCTCCATCCTCATCTGCCAGGACAACAGACAAGGGAATCGATGGTAATGGTGGCACTCCTGCGATCGCCCCTACAACTCGCTCCTCCTGGTCGATTGAAGACAGTGAAGAACTGTACCGGATTAACGGTTGGGGAGAGCCTTACTTCTCTATCAATGCTGCAGGTCATGTCACCGTATCTCCCCAGGGCGATCGGGGCGGCTCCCTGGATTTATTTGAACTGGTGAATGCGCTCAAGTCGCGGAACCTGAATCTGCCCCTCCTGATTCGCTTTTCGGATATTCTGGAAGACCGAATTGAACGACTGAATGCGGCCTTTGCCAAAGCGATCGCCCGTTACAACTACGAGGGAGTCTATCGCGGTGTATTTCCCGTAAAATGCAATCAGCAGCGGCATCTGGTAGAAGCGCTGGTCAAGTTTGGTAAGCCTTACCAGTTTGGCTTAGAGGCGGGTTCCAAACCAGAGTTGATGATTGCCTTAGCCACTCTGCAAACCCCTGGAGCCTTACTCATCTGTAATGGTTACAAAGACCGGGAATACATCGAAATGGCAATCCTGGCTCAGCAACTGGGAAAGATTGCGATTATTGTGCTGGAACAGATTGAAGAAGTTCCCCTGGTGATTGAGGCCGGTCAGCGGTTAGGAATTCGTCCGATCGTCGGAGTCCGGGCCAAGTTGAGCAGTAAAGGGATTGGTCGTTGGGGAACATCGGCGGGCGATCGGGCCAAATTTGGCCTCACCATTCCGGAAATTCTGCAGACCGTGGATCTGTTGCGGGAAGCCGGAATGTTGGATTGTCTGCAACTTCTCCACTACCACATTGGCTCCCAAATTTCGGCGATCTCCGTGGTTAAAGATGCGATTCGGGAAGCCAGCCAAATTTATGTGGATCTGGCCGAGTTAGGGGCGGGAATGCGCTACCTGGACGTAGGCGGTGGTCTGGGAGTGGATTATGACGGCTCTCGCACCAACTTTTATGCGTCAAAGAATTACAATATCCAGAACTACGCTAACGACATTGTGGCCGAAGTGAAGGAAGCCTGTGCCGAACGCAAATTGCCCGTTCCTACCCTAATTAGTGAAAGCGGACGGGCGATCGCCTCCCATCAGTCCGTGCTGGTCTTCAACGTACTGGGAACCAGCGATGTACCTACAGGCACTCCTGAACCCGTTAAAGACGACGAACACCTGATCATCCGCAATCTCTGGGAAACCTACGCCTCAATCACCGAGGATAACTATCAGGAAGCCTACCACGATGCCACCCAGTTTAAAGAAGAAGCGGTGAGCCTGTTCAATTTTGGCTATGTCAGTCTGCCGGAACGAGCCAGAGCCGAGCGCCTGTACTGGGCCTGTTGTGAAAAGATTTTGACCATCGTTCGGCAGCAGGAATACGTGCCGGATGACCTGGAAGATCTGGAAAAGATCATGGCCTCGATCTACTACATCAACCTGTCCGTATTTCAGTCGGCACCGGATAGTTGGGCGATCGATCAGCTATTTCCCATCATGCCGATTCACCGTCTGGATGAAGAACCCACCAAGCGCGGTACATTGGCGGATCTGACCTGCGACAGCGACGGCAAAATCGACCAGTTCATCGACCTGCGCGATGTCAAGTCCGTCCTGGAACTGCACCCCCTTAAACCTGATGAACCCTACTATCTGGGGATGTTCTTGAGCGGTGCGTATCAGGAAATTATGGGCAATTTACATAATTTATTTGGTGATACCAATGCTGTCCACATTACCCTTACCCCCAAAGGCTATCAAATTGACCATGTGGTGAAAGGCGACACGATGACGGAGGTGCTGGGCTATGTGCAGTACGATTCTGAAGATTTGGTAGAAAGCATCCGCCAGCAAACTGAAGCAGCCTTACAGGACAAACGCATCAGCCTGCAAGACTCGCAACTGCTACTGCAAAACTATGAGCGGAGTTTGAGTCGCTATACCTATCTGTCTTCGTGA
- the dnaK gene encoding molecular chaperone DnaK: MAKVVGIDLGTTNSCVAVMEGGQPVVIANAEGGRTTPSVVAYAKNGDRLVGQIAKRQAVMNPENTFYSVKRFIGRKYDEVNQESKQVSYKVLSDGSNVKLDAPAAGKKFAPEEISAQVLRKLVDDASKYLGEKVTQAVITVPAYFNDSQRQATKDAGKIAGIDVLRIVNEPTAAALAYGLDKKANETILVFDLGGGTFDVSLLEVGDGVVEVKSTSGDTHLGGDDFDKKIVDWIATQFQKLEGVDLRKDKQALQRLTEAAEKAKIELSSSTQTTINLPFITATQEGPKHIDLTLTRAEFEKMSADLLDRCRIPVEQAIRDAKLTASDIDEVVLVGGSTRIPAVQNLVKQLTGKEPNMTVNPDEVVAVGAAIQAGVLAGEVTDMLLLDVTPLSLGVETMGGVMTRIIPRNTTIPTKKSEVFSTAADGQTNVEIHVLQGEREMASDNKSLGTFRLDGIPPAPRGIPQIEVTFDIDANGILSVFAKDKGTGKEQSIKITGASTLDKGEVERMVQEAERNAASDRQRREQVDTKNQADSLAYQAEKQLADLNGQVPAAEKSRVEELVKSLRSAIDREDYEQMKSLSNDLQQALMQVGQAIYANASGANASGAAPNPGDSNSSGNNDVIDADFVESK, encoded by the coding sequence ATGGCTAAAGTAGTTGGAATTGACCTGGGTACTACCAATTCCTGCGTGGCGGTGATGGAAGGTGGGCAACCCGTGGTCATTGCGAACGCAGAAGGCGGACGCACGACTCCCTCAGTGGTTGCGTATGCGAAGAATGGCGATCGCCTGGTTGGTCAGATTGCCAAACGTCAAGCAGTGATGAACCCTGAAAACACCTTCTACTCCGTTAAGCGCTTCATTGGACGGAAGTACGATGAAGTTAATCAAGAGTCCAAACAGGTGTCTTACAAAGTCCTGAGCGATGGCAGCAACGTCAAGTTGGATGCTCCTGCAGCAGGTAAAAAATTTGCTCCAGAAGAAATCTCGGCGCAAGTACTTCGCAAACTGGTCGATGATGCCAGTAAGTATCTGGGCGAGAAAGTCACCCAGGCAGTGATCACCGTTCCAGCTTACTTTAATGACTCGCAACGACAGGCCACCAAGGATGCTGGCAAAATTGCCGGGATTGATGTCCTGCGGATTGTTAACGAACCTACGGCAGCCGCACTGGCTTATGGGTTGGACAAGAAGGCGAACGAAACTATCCTCGTATTTGACTTGGGTGGTGGTACCTTCGACGTGTCTTTACTGGAAGTGGGCGATGGCGTTGTGGAAGTCAAGTCTACCAGTGGTGACACTCATCTGGGTGGTGATGACTTTGACAAGAAGATTGTGGACTGGATTGCTACTCAGTTCCAGAAGTTGGAAGGGGTAGACTTGCGGAAAGACAAGCAAGCTCTGCAACGGCTGACGGAAGCGGCTGAGAAGGCCAAAATTGAACTTTCCAGTTCGACTCAAACCACCATCAATCTGCCCTTTATCACAGCCACTCAGGAGGGGCCAAAGCACATTGACTTGACTCTGACCCGCGCTGAGTTTGAAAAGATGAGTGCCGATCTGCTCGATCGCTGTCGGATTCCTGTGGAGCAAGCGATTCGGGATGCCAAACTGACGGCCTCTGACATTGATGAAGTGGTGCTAGTGGGTGGTTCCACCCGGATTCCTGCCGTGCAAAATCTGGTGAAACAGTTGACGGGCAAGGAACCCAACATGACTGTCAACCCGGATGAAGTCGTCGCGGTGGGTGCCGCGATTCAGGCCGGAGTTCTGGCGGGTGAAGTTACCGATATGCTGCTGCTCGATGTCACTCCCCTGTCCCTGGGTGTGGAAACGATGGGCGGTGTGATGACCCGGATCATTCCGCGCAACACCACGATTCCCACCAAGAAGTCCGAAGTCTTCTCGACCGCAGCCGACGGACAGACCAATGTGGAAATCCATGTGCTGCAAGGGGAACGGGAAATGGCCAGCGATAACAAGAGCCTGGGAACTTTTCGGTTAGATGGCATTCCGCCTGCGCCTCGTGGCATTCCGCAAATCGAAGTCACCTTTGATATTGATGCCAATGGCATTCTGTCCGTCTTTGCGAAAGACAAGGGCACTGGCAAGGAACAGTCCATCAAGATCACGGGTGCTTCTACCCTGGATAAGGGCGAAGTGGAACGGATGGTGCAGGAAGCGGAACGCAACGCTGCCAGCGATCGCCAGCGCCGGGAACAAGTAGACACCAAGAACCAGGCAGACTCCCTCGCTTATCAGGCAGAGAAGCAGTTGGCCGACTTGAATGGTCAGGTGCCTGCTGCTGAAAAGAGCCGCGTGGAAGAGTTGGTGAAGTCCTTGCGGTCAGCGATCGATCGGGAAGACTACGAGCAGATGAAGTCCCTCAGCAACGACCTGCAACAAGCACTGATGCAAGTCGGTCAGGCCATCTATGCCAATGCCAGTGGGGCGAATGCATCCGGTGCAGCACCTAACCCTGGTGACTCTAACTCCTCCGGCAACAACGATGTGATTGACGCGGACTTTGTGGAGTCGAAGTAA